A stretch of DNA from Endozoicomonas sp. 8E:
CTGAGCTTTCTGTCACGTTTTTTATACAACTCGTGTTCGTTAAGGTAGTGCTCGTTATTTCGAGCCGTTTTTTTACTGGCCGTGGTAAGTTCCTTACCCGTCATTTCCGCATACAATCGTTGCGCTTTTGCGGTCAGCCCTATGAGTCTCTGGTTCAAAATGCTGATATTTTCGGTCAGGGAAGGATTCATCACCGAAAACAATACCATGTCTTTGTGAATCCGTTGCCCTTCTGTCACGTGTAACTCGGTGAGAATACCGCCTTCGAGATGCTCAACCACACGGTTATTGCTGAAAGTAGTCACCCGGCCATGACTTTTGACAACCACGTCAATTTCGACAATGGCTGACCAAACCAGAAAACACAGAACGATAAAAGTGATGGTGAAAATGACGGAATAGCGGGAAATCGAACGAAACCGCATTCGGGTTAGCAGTGGCTTCAGCATTATTCGCTCTCCACCACCCTGATAACCACCTGGTTTCTTTGCTCTGTGCCGGATTCGTCAAGTCTGATCTTGATAAATTCAGCGGACATACCAGCATCAAGAAGAATTTTTCGAACTTGAGAGATTCGGTTGAAGGCAATTTCGTAAGAAACCGTTTTTGCCAGACTTCTGCTATTAAGCAAACTGATTACATGGATCGTTTTACCCTGAAAATCATCCAGATTTGCCTGAACCCAGTCTTGCAGCTCTTTGTTTGCGGCTTCAGAAAGCCTTGAATTGAAATCCTCGTACTTTATACGAATGAGTTTACTTTTTATCTCTGTGGATACCTGGCTCTGTAAATTGACACTCAGGGCTTCAGAAACGATTTCTTTCTCAATATCCGCTTCTACCGAAGCCTGCTGACCCGCTTCCAGCCCCTCGGTTGAACCGGCTGCCGCATGTTCAGCTTCAATGGATGATTGCGCAATATCAAAACCCACCTGAACACTCAGCGCAGAAACGACCATAACCAACACAACCACCAGGAAAACAAAGACCAGCAGAGTGGTCGACAGAGCATCCACAAATCCGGGCCATGGGTTGCTTTCAACTTTTTTAGCCATGGTGCTCCAGTAGCAGGTGTGCGGGAAGGATATTGTCTGATTATCTATCGCCTGTCTGATCTGTTTCTTAATAACCGTCAACCCAAAGCTGAATGCTAAAAGGAAGCATCCTTTGCAGTTTTCGTCTTGTGGGCCGAATAAGACTCTGAGACTCGTAGAGTCATTTTGAAAACGCGGGTAGGCGGCAAAAAAAAAACAGGACAGGCAGGATTAAATTTTATGAAACTAAAAAGTCTGCTTGGGGTGAGTTCATTACTGTTTCTCTCCCCGGTGAGTGCTTTATCGTTACCTGAAGCGGTTAACAAAGCACTGGAGATTAACCCGACCCTGAAGTCTCTGGAGTCTACGGTTGAGGTTGGAGAGGCGCAACTGGACAAGAGTTATGCCGACTACCACCCGAAGATTACCCTTCAATTGGAAAGTGGCAAGAGCAAGAATTCAGACAGTGCCTGGCAGCAAAAACGCAAATCATCCGTAACACTTAATCAGGTTGTGTACGACTTTGGCCGGATTTCCAACCAGATCAGTGCCAGAAAATACAAGCTGAATTCCTACCAGCAAGATCTTGATAACGGGCGTGAGCAGCTCGTCCTGCTGACCTCAAACACCTTCCTGGAGATACTGAAACTGGAGGAGGTGATCGGCTATATCAAAGAGAATATAGCCTTTTACGATCGTTTTTTGGGCATCCTTGAAACCCGAAATCAGACAGGTGCGTCCAGCAAATCTGATGTTCAGCGTCTGACCAGTCTGAGCCAGAATGCCCAGCTTGAGCTTATCCAGTATCAGACGGACCTGACGTTTGCCCGTAAGACCTTTAAAAGCCTGACGAACATTGAGCCTGAAAACCTGATAATTCCTTCGCTGGACGGACTGGTTATCAAGCAAACCCCAGAGCAACTGGTCGAATTTGCAACAACCCGGAGTTATCAGATCCAGTCTCTTAGAAAAAACATTGAGTTCGCCAAAGAAAATCGAGACAAAGCCCGTTCCGATCTTTATCCCAAATTTAACCTGAAAATTGAAACCAACAGGGAAAATTCTCTGGACACCAACGGGAAATGGTCAACCACACAGGCTGCCGGTATCACAATGAGTTATGACATCTGGGACGGCTTCAAGGCCCGAAGTAATGTTGATGAAAACAATGCCAAAGTGATGCGGGCTAATCATCAGTTACGAGAGGCTACACTGGCACTGGAAAAAGAGGCAGAGGAAGCTTACAGCGCGATGTTGAAGTTAAAAGATGAGAAGGCAGTCAATAAAGAGGCACTGGAAACCAACCGTGAAATTGTCGATCTCTACTACAAAGAATTTGAACTGGGCGAAAAGACCCTGCTGGACATCACTACAGCCCAGGGAGATTACCACAACAGTAGAGTCCAGAGTGCCGTGTTCCGGTTTGAGTATTACAAAAGCACACTGAAAATTCGTTATTACCTGAACGATGTCATCAATACTGTCCGGAGTCTGGCAGACGAATCGAAATGATGCTTCTGAAGAAAAGCGAGAGAACGACGGGCAACACGGACAAAACAGGATAATAAGGACATGTCTGAGCTGCATATTGCCGACCCGAAAAGAATAGTGAGCTTCATAAGGCGAATGCAGTTTGTCGTCGTAGCCAGCCTGATTCTGGTTTATTTTTCCAGGGATTTTTTTATCACGGCGCTTATGTCGAACCTGCCCCTGAACGGTACGATTTTATCGGTGTTCATAATCGGTTCGGTGCTCTGTTTCCTTTATGTGTTTCAACTCAAAGATGATGTTCTGGTGGTTGCCAAACTGGATGAGATCCTGTTTGAAAACAAAGACGATCTGGACGATAAGAGCGGCCAAAGAGACAAGAGCACGCAAGAGCAGGACGAACCCGTAGCTTTGAAGATGCACCTGATGGGGCCAACCGTCACCCTGCTCAAAAACAACGTGGCATCTCTGGGTGTTATCCGACTTTCGGCTCCTGCAACCCGGGCACTGATAGACTCCCTGCAAGACAGTATGAGCGAAAAGTCCGCCTTCATTCGCTACTTCACCGACCTACTGGTTTTTATCGGACTACTGGGTACTTTCCTCGGTCTGACCATTACCATTGGCTCGATTGGCGGCATCCTGTCTGATCTTGCGGGTGGGTTAGATGGGGGAGATATTATGGAAACCCTGATCAAGCTGATCAGGGGTCTGGAAGGACCTCTTGGCGGAATGAGTACCGCCTTTGGTTCTTCCCTTATGGGACTGAGTACTTCGTTGGTACTGGGTATTTTTCTGCTTAGCCTGGACAAGGCCGGCCATTACTTCACTTCTGCCATGGAAAACTGGCTGGCCGAGCACACAGTTGAGAGAAATTCTAGTACTGGAGCGGCTGCGACAACCGCCACTCCAGCCCCGGGCAACGGGCAACTGGAGCAGATTACCACCCAACTCGGCACCATCGCCAATACTCTGAAGAAAATCAGCATTCAGTCTGCAAATGACAGACAGTGGCAAAGCCTGATCGCTTTACTCAAGAATAACCACCTTGAGCTCAAGACTGAGACCTCTCAGCTGTCTGAATCCTTGCAGCGAGCTGAACAACATATTGAAACTTCTGCCGAGCTTCAGTCGAATCAGTTAGCACAGACGCAATTGCAACTACAGGAATCAGAAAAACTACGACAGTTGTTCACTACTCAGACCAATGCCAGTATAGAAGCACTGGGGGCCGTCCAGGAGAGCAAGCATCGGCTGGTTCAGATTGTCAACGCCCTGCTGGATGAGCAGAGAGCCCTGGGGCGCAGTCATGTGAAAACCACTGAGCAGGTCTCCGAGCTGAAGGCGTTCATCTCGCAGAAAAAAGACGCCTCTGCCACCGAACTTAAAGGCGTCTCTCAACAATTACAGGCACTTTCCGACAAGGTTCAGGAAGATAATCAGGACAGCCAAACCAGACAGTCACGAATGGAAAAGATGTTCATGTCCATGTCCATGGCAATTAAAGATGTAAGAGCCAGAATAAAAGGCAAGTGAGCAGTGAGAGCTCGCAGGCATATCATTCCTCTGGTCTGGAGTCTGGCCGCTTCGGCTGACGAGAGTCCGGATTTTATTTTCCCGGTAGCTTGTCGTTATGGTGTTGACTGCTTTATCCAGAACTATGTTGATCATGACCCCACTGCTGGCTTTAGCGACTATCATTGCCGTCAGCAAACCTATGACGGCCATTCTGGTACCGATATCAGGCTAGTCAACCTGCCTCAAATGGATAAGGGGGTTCCTGTGCTGGCAGCAGCCAATGGTAAGGTTGTCGCGACACGGGATGGCATTACAGACACTTATCTGGACCCGGCAAGACGTGAGGAAATAAAACAGATCGGTCTGGGTAATGCCGTTGTTATCGAGCATCGGGACGGCTGGCGCACAATTTATGGCCACCTGAAAAAAGGCAGCCTGACCATCAAAAAAGGTGACCGGGTTATCCAGGGGCAGCCACTGGGAGAAATCGGCCTGTCCGGATTAACCGAATTTCCCCATGTTCATTTTCAGGTGACGCATCACAACAAGACGATCGACCCGTTCATAGGAAAACCGGACAGAGGCAAATGTGGGGATAACCTCAACAGTCAATGGCTCGGGATCGCGGACAACAAGTTAACCTACTTCCCGGGTTGGCTGTTGGATCATGGTTTCAGTCACACCCCCCCGGACAACTACCGGGCGATTGAAACCGGGAGTTTTAACAACGGCTCGGGTGACAAAAACCCGCGCCTGTTTTTTTGGGTTCGGTTCATCGGGCTGTCAACGGGTGATCAGGCAACATTGAGTTTCGTAGCACCCAATGGCGAACTTATCAGGGAGTATACCTTCCCGAAGCTGAAATCAAGCAAGGCACAGCAATTTTATTACATCGGCATAAATAATCCGGCTATCCAACCGGATCAACCGGGTCGCTGGCAGGGAAAAGTCAGACTGAAACGCACCTTGCTCCCTCCCATTAAGAAGGCTTTTGATTATGCAGTCGGTGTTGATGATGTTGCTGGCCGTTGATAATTCAGCTCCTTCAGCACTCGACTGCGACTGTCGTCACCGATAATGCGACCTTCGGATATCACGATAATCCGGTCCACCAGTTGCAACAGGTTTTGCCGGTGCGTGATAAGAATCAGTGTCTGGTCGTCCTTCAGGATGCCCGGAAGACGCTGACAGAAAAGTGTTTCGTTGTAGTTGTCATAGGCACTGGTTGGTTCATCAAGGATCAGTAAACGACCCTGACGTACCAGCGCACGAGCCAGGCAAAGCGCCTGTCGTTGACCACCGGAGAGATTCTCGCCCCGTTCCATGATTTCATGGGCGTAGCCCCGGGAGCACTTCTGGACAAATCCATCCAGACAAGCCCCATAACAGGCTTCATCCAGCTTTTTAGTAGATGCTGCACGCTGTCCGAGCATCAGGTTACTTTTCAGTGTGCCGGCGAATACAGAGGGTTTCTGCGGTGCCACAGCATAATGGCTGCGGTAATGATCCAGGTTAAGATGCTGCAGATTGCGACCGTCAATCATAACGTTGCCTTCAGTCGGCTCCACCAGTCCCTGAATCATGCGGATGAGCGTACTCTTCCCGGAGCCGGAAGCACCGAGTATCGCCACCCGTTCCCCCGGCTCGATCTTCAGACTGATATTTTTCAAAATCTCTGGTTCTGTGGCTTTATATCGATAGGACACTTTATCGAATTCAATCAATCCTTTCAGGGTTGGAACATTGAGTTTATCGTTGAGGTCATCCTCTCCTGCCAGACCCAGCAGATCGTTAATCTCTTTTAACGCCTTGATGGAGAAGCTCAGGCGATTCACCGCCATGGCCAGACTCATCAACGGAGCAACAGCCCTGCTTCCAAGAATAATGCAGGCAAAAAGGGAGCCAGAAGAAAGGTTACCACTGTGTATCTGGAATACACCCACAATAAGCATACCGATGACCACACTCTGGCTGGCACTTGCCACCAGCGTGTTTAGCAAGACATTAGACTGTTTACTGGCCAGCGATGCCCAGGCAGAAAGGGTTACCAGACTTCGCCAGCGCGCCTGAGTCTTGCGTGTTGCACCGAGGGTTTTAATCGCTTCCAGCTCTGAGCTGACTTCATAGAGAAAAGCACTTTTGGCATTATTGGCCCGGGTCAGCTGGCTGGCACGATGTCGTGTACTTCGATAACTGTATATCGCAATCGGTATCAGGCAGGCCGCAATGCCGAGGGGAATGAGTGCCATGACGCCACTGATCAATCCTATGACCAGGGTAAACAGAATAAAAAATGGTGCATCCAGTAGTGATAATACTACCGTTCCGGACAGAAATTCCTTAACCCGGGCAAAATTTTCCACAGCATGGGTAATGCGGCCTGTGGAGTCCGGCAGTTCACTTTGTTTCAACTGAAGAAGACGCCCCATGATGAACTGTTCGCTGCGTTTTTCAATAATCCGGCAGGCGTCATCGACAAAATAAGTGCGAAGCCAGCGCAGGACAAAATCAAAGATAACCACTACCAGCATACCTATCCCCAGAACAAGGAGCGTATCAGTAGCAAAGGTTGGGATGAGTTTATCGAACACCATGTTGGTGAATAACGGCAGCGCCAGAGTCAGCAGATTGACCATCACGGTCGCCAGCAGTATCTGGACGTAGTGAGGTCGGAGTTCGTTCATCTGTGTGCGAAACCAGGCAGGCATCAATAACTTGCTGGCAGTGGCTTTTTCCTTTTGTTCACTGAAACAGAAAATCGTGCCGGTATAAACCGACGACAATCGCGACAAAGACAGCCATAACCCCAGAGGGTATTTTCGTGACGCCACAAAATACTCACCGTTGCGAATTTCGGTGATAGTCATGAATTTTTTTTTCTTTAACTGAATGATGCAGGGTAGGTCATCTTCCGTAATATCAATGAGTTCGCTGCGTTTTTTTATCATGTCCAGGCCACAGTAGGCAGCAGCCTGTTTAAGACGCCAATGGTCAAACTCCTGACCATCTCGTGTGAGTGCCTCTAAATCCTCACTGACAACATCGGCCCCCATGTAATGGCAAACGCTGAGGAAACAATCTTTGAGGTGAAATTTAAGCATGTGAGGCGCTCTTTTAGTTATCCTGGCGCCCTCTGAACCTACTGGCCTGAATCCATCAGAGGAAGTTGACTGTTATGGTATTGCCACTGTTGTCATTGTAAATGTGCTGACTGGCATCACTGGTATCACTGCTGGTCGAATCATTCACAGTAATACCATCACTGCTATCAACATCAATGGTCAGGCTGTTACTTCCGGAAAGTGCACCGACATCATTCATTGAGATAGTGATGTTATCGGCACTTCCTCCGTTGAAATCAATCTTTTCAACATTATCGATAAGGCTGGTGAAATTACCCAGATCCAAGGTGCCACCGTTATTGAGACTGAGCGTGTCGTTGTCAGCTCCACCATCTATCCGTGTGGCATTGTTTTGCAGGGCTGCCAGATCGATATTGAGAGTGTCGTCACCGGCTCCGCCAATAAGCTGGTCTGCTGCAAAACCCGTTAAGGTGTCGTTACCGCCATTACCTTCCAATACGTTAGCTATCGTGCTGGAGGCGGTGAGATTATCCCCACTGTTGGAGCCCAGCACTTTCTCAATATTGGTCAGGGTGTCGTTACTGCCGCCACCGTCGGTGGCCGTACCAGTGGTCAGGTTAACCGTGACGGCATTGGTTTCACTGCTGTAATCAACGGTGTCTTCATCTGCCCCGCCATCCAGTGAGTCGGCTCCGGCGCCCCCCTCCAGAATATCGTTGCCGGAGCCGGCATTGAGGGTATCGTTTCCGTTTCCGCCCCGGAGTGTGTCATTGCCGCTACCACTGTCCAGAATATTGTTTGCACTGTCTCCAATCAGGGTGTCGTTGCCATGGTTGGTGGTGACATTCTCAAAACCCTTGACCTTGTCAATACCGGTAGAAGTTCCGCCACCATAACTTTTGTTGACGGTGATGTAACCATCAGCATCTGCTGCGGCAGAGAGGTCGACGGTAATATCATCCGGTGTGTCACCTGGCCCGGTGACATTGCCCACCATATCCAGCGTATCGCCCGCCGCAGTGTTAGCACCGCCATCTAATTTATCGTTTCCGAAGCCACCGTGGATGATGTCATCGCCAGCGCCACCCGTAATGGTGTCATCGTCCTGATTACCATTAATGTTGTCGTTGCCGTCTCCCCCGTTAATGGTGTCAGCACCGGCACCACCAAAAATCGTATCGCTTCCGCCCCCCCCGTTGATGGTGTTGGCTGACGCATTACCATACAACTGGTCGCCCGATGCATTGTCGGAGCCAGTAATGTTTTCGATATCAATCAGCGTATCGTTTCCAAAGCCACCATCAATGGCATAGCCTCCTGACAAGTCAACAGTAACTGCTCCTGAATCCTGGCTGTAATCAACAGTGTCAATGTCATCACCGCCATCAAGCGTATCAGCACCAGCACCACCGCGAAGCGTATCATTACCAGCACCGCCATCAAGGTCGTTGTTGGCGCTGTTACCGTTGAGCGTATCATCCCCGCTACCACCAACAATATTTTCGATCTCACGAAGGGTGTCCGTGCCCGCAGAAGTGTTGGCTGTACCATCGTTGCCAGTTTCGGCCAGAGTCACAGTGAGACCGCCAGTATCCGCCGAGTAATCCACGGTGTCAGTATCTGCGCCACCATCCAGAATATCGTTGCCACCGCTGCCATGGAATGTATCGTTGCCACCCGCGCCACTGAGACTATTGCTGTTGCTGTCACCGGTCATGGTATCGATAAAAGCAGTACCAATAACATTTTCCACATTACGGACAGTATCGGTATTACCACCCTTGACCACCGAGCCATTAGATGCACCAGCCAGAGTGACGGTCACGCCACTGCTGTTGCTACTGTAGTCGATAGTATCCGTGCCGCTGCCACCATCCAGAATGTCGGTACCATTACTTGAGTGGATCGTGTCGTTCTGATCACCGGTGTTAATGGTATTGTCCTCATTATCACCCGTGATGGTATCGACGCCGTCTGTAGCAATAATATTTTCGATGTTGCGGAGAGTGTCTGTGTCAGTGCCATCATTGACGGTACCGTTAGCGCTGCCATTGAGCACAACCGTGATACCGGAACGAGCATGGCCACTGTAATCCGCGGTATCAGAACCTGTGCCACCATCCAGAGTGTCTGTCCCGGTACCACTTTCCAGAGTATCGTCGCCAGCCATACCATTGAGGGTATTATTGCCGCTGTCGCCGATCAGGGTATCGGCGTTGCCGGAGCCAGTGGCATTTTCAATATTTTTGAGTGTGTCAGTATCACTACCATGAACCGCAGTGCCGTTGGCAGAACCGTTGAGGGTGATGGTTAAACCACTACCAGAGTTGTTGAAATGGGATGTGTTGTAATCCACCGTGTCACTGTCGCCACCACCATCAAGAGTATCGTTACCATCACTGCCATAAATGGTGTCTGCGCCGGTACCCGCATTGATCGAATTGCTGACACTGCTGCCGGTCAGTGCGTCGTTTTGATTACTGCCAATAATATTTTCAATATTCTTCAGGGTATCGGTGCCCTGATCGATGCTACTACCTGTCTCACTGGTCAGATTAGCGGTCACACCGTTGGTAGCACCACTGTAATCAACCGTGTCACCCAGACTGCTGTGGGCTCCTCCCTCCAGCACATCATTACCGCCACCACCGATCAGTGTGTCATCGCCCGAGCTGCCATCGAGGGTATTATCGCCACTATCACCCGTCAGCGTATCGTCGGAGAAACTGCCGGTAATATTTTCGATCTCGTAAAGGTTATCGGTGCCATTGCCGGTGGCTATGCCAGTGCTCAGATTGACATTAACCGCACCTCCG
This window harbors:
- a CDS encoding TolC family protein, which produces MKLKSLLGVSSLLFLSPVSALSLPEAVNKALEINPTLKSLESTVEVGEAQLDKSYADYHPKITLQLESGKSKNSDSAWQQKRKSSVTLNQVVYDFGRISNQISARKYKLNSYQQDLDNGREQLVLLTSNTFLEILKLEEVIGYIKENIAFYDRFLGILETRNQTGASSKSDVQRLTSLSQNAQLELIQYQTDLTFARKTFKSLTNIEPENLIIPSLDGLVIKQTPEQLVEFATTRSYQIQSLRKNIEFAKENRDKARSDLYPKFNLKIETNRENSLDTNGKWSTTQAAGITMSYDIWDGFKARSNVDENNAKVMRANHQLREATLALEKEAEEAYSAMLKLKDEKAVNKEALETNREIVDLYYKEFELGEKTLLDITTAQGDYHNSRVQSAVFRFEYYKSTLKIRYYLNDVINTVRSLADESK
- a CDS encoding M23 family metallopeptidase, whose amino-acid sequence is MRARRHIIPLVWSLAASADESPDFIFPVACRYGVDCFIQNYVDHDPTAGFSDYHCRQQTYDGHSGTDIRLVNLPQMDKGVPVLAAANGKVVATRDGITDTYLDPARREEIKQIGLGNAVVIEHRDGWRTIYGHLKKGSLTIKKGDRVIQGQPLGEIGLSGLTEFPHVHFQVTHHNKTIDPFIGKPDRGKCGDNLNSQWLGIADNKLTYFPGWLLDHGFSHTPPDNYRAIETGSFNNGSGDKNPRLFFWVRFIGLSTGDQATLSFVAPNGELIREYTFPKLKSSKAQQFYYIGINNPAIQPDQPGRWQGKVRLKRTLLPPIKKAFDYAVGVDDVAGR
- a CDS encoding peptidase domain-containing ABC transporter, with protein sequence MLKFHLKDCFLSVCHYMGADVVSEDLEALTRDGQEFDHWRLKQAAAYCGLDMIKKRSELIDITEDDLPCIIQLKKKKFMTITEIRNGEYFVASRKYPLGLWLSLSRLSSVYTGTIFCFSEQKEKATASKLLMPAWFRTQMNELRPHYVQILLATVMVNLLTLALPLFTNMVFDKLIPTFATDTLLVLGIGMLVVVIFDFVLRWLRTYFVDDACRIIEKRSEQFIMGRLLQLKQSELPDSTGRITHAVENFARVKEFLSGTVVLSLLDAPFFILFTLVIGLISGVMALIPLGIAACLIPIAIYSYRSTRHRASQLTRANNAKSAFLYEVSSELEAIKTLGATRKTQARWRSLVTLSAWASLASKQSNVLLNTLVASASQSVVIGMLIVGVFQIHSGNLSSGSLFACIILGSRAVAPLMSLAMAVNRLSFSIKALKEINDLLGLAGEDDLNDKLNVPTLKGLIEFDKVSYRYKATEPEILKNISLKIEPGERVAILGASGSGKSTLIRMIQGLVEPTEGNVMIDGRNLQHLNLDHYRSHYAVAPQKPSVFAGTLKSNLMLGQRAASTKKLDEACYGACLDGFVQKCSRGYAHEIMERGENLSGGQRQALCLARALVRQGRLLILDEPTSAYDNYNETLFCQRLPGILKDDQTLILITHRQNLLQLVDRIIVISEGRIIGDDSRSRVLKELNYQRPATSSTPTA